One Onthophagus taurus isolate NC chromosome 11, IU_Otau_3.0, whole genome shotgun sequence genomic window carries:
- the LOC111417288 gene encoding yemanuclein isoform X2 has product MSEVKRPTLSLNSNKVDDRRSSYHVKTVRLHLALPESNEDTYPEYNYKEELTASKKKDKIKCLPSQTNGLDPFNEDDDDVRRIAQEMEAKYGGLSGPKKRRKGRRDDYADIGMGYDESDSFIDNTDGYDEMIPQNVTTVLGGFYINSGELEFKAVDEASSEISSSSSSGDEDEETPKVNGTKRLLSSDSEGEKETENENDLPKKKPRLQINGDLKEIKKKPNSPEKVKEVEKQKEEKKKSSISVKELLKEKKNETNHVREESRLPEKSEKDESKDSMKENKKPLPIDNISDIIEAVVKSAEEKKINEKSSLEIKSGNERTSQIDLDDGESNSNDGIISLENVVKLPENLSNEFLEIIDKLKQLACNSTDGKRKFFSGPVNDHLLKLGRSCRSLGKQTRLKIYEHLAPFLNVKKETLVKKVKNLLLEDDEKKTDTERTTQISLDEDSNSLDGIISLENVVKLPENLPNEIVDIVDKLKSFEKIKFFSGPVNDYLLKLERSCKCLGKQSRLKIYEHLAPFVGVKKDNLIKKSKTLILEDEQQKLKSLLDNLKTNINSTMPVLLQNYERDCQKVLQKKFSRESLTNEENKQLRMPKRKYSWTEDLRQLVKDIVSLRRKCYLSEGKSKDKLESLMLNYLKCDLQPLWPDGWISMAVLSKVCSTVLQTNSNSSNKNVNPSGVGSNLSTNLTSTSDILPSKQIQLLSANSNLSITPIMTTSSPKINDTINLVGVSKSDITINKIENPKISPIGNKIVDELRSSTPSLTITPTTPSTSNNNDNKEKIIEKEEKEIKKIDDLIIIEDTIPPKPKIEMVIDYGKKESTPEKQQIKKTENCQIIDLTEQMKAEEKRRKTQKPKQKYYESIKDEFSKPQISSLEDLHLPQNLSNKHGKNEMVKHEFSRPKSTEGDDIQKVMEDLKVLQKMSSPVKANESLTSSPVSVIAYNKSYSPKSVLNQSGSGGHRTEFKSEFGPGFQDVFQRQLYNEFSLMGNPNVPTPTSSKSHYNTDKYVHSSATGFINDKYYGGSNNNYQQNSNKLKNLPQQSGHLPKQQK; this is encoded by the exons ATGTCCGAAGTGAAGCGTCCGACGTTGTCCTTAAACTCCAACAAGGTGGACGACCGTAGGTCATCGTATCACGTTAAAACGGTCAGGCTACACCTAGCCTTGCCCGAATCTAACGAAGATACATACCCGGAGTACAACTACAAGGAAGAGCTCACCGCCTCGAAG AAAaaggataaaataaaatgtttaccaTCACAAACGAATGGGCTGGATCCATTCAACGAGGACGACGATGACGTAAGAAGGATAGCTCAAGAAATGGAGGCCAAATAT GGTGGTTTGAGCGGCCCTAAAAAACGTCGAAAAGGTCGAAGAGATGATTACGCCGATATCGGAATGGGGTATGACGAATCCGATTCGTTTATAGACAATACAGATGGATATGATGAGATGATTCCGCAGAATGTCACCACAGTCCTTGGcggtttttatattaattccGGCGAATTGGAATTTAAGGCGGTTGATGAAGCAAGTTCGGAAATCTCTTCCAGTTCATCTTCTGGCGATGAAGATGAAGAAACACCAAAAGTTAATGGCACAAAA AGGTTGTTATCTTCTGATTCTGAGGGAGAAAAAGAGACTGAAAACGAAAACGATCTACCTAAAAAGAAACCTCGCCTGCAAATTAACGGTGATTTGAAagagattaaaaagaaaccgAATTCGCCCGAAAAAGTAAAAGAGGTTGAGAAGCAAAAGGAGGAGAAGAAAAAGTCGTCGATTTCAgttaaagaattattaaaggAGAAGAAGAACGAGACGAACCACGTCCGAGAAGAATCACGATTACCGGAAAAAAGCGAAAAAGATGAATCAAAGGATTCAATGAAGGAAAACAAGAAACCGTTACCTATTGATAATATCTCCGATATTATCGAAGCTGTTGTTAAAAGTGCGgaggaaaagaaaataaatgaaaaaagtagtttagaaataaaaagtgGTAATGAAAGAACAT cTCAAATAGATTTAGATGATGGCGAAAGCAATAGTAATGATGGGATAATTTCATTAGAAAACGTTGTAAAGTTACCTGAAAATCTATCGAATGAATTCTtagaaattattgataaacttAAACAATTAGCTTGTAATTCAACAGAtgggaaaagaaaattttttagtgGACCTGTTAATGatcatttattaaa gttagggCGAAGTTGCAGAAGTCTAGGAAAACAAAccagattaaaaatttatgaacaTCTCGCTCCTTTccttaatgttaaaaaagaaacgttggttaaaaaagttaagaacCTTCTTTTAGAAGATGATGAGAAAAAAACTGACACAGAAAGAACGA ctcAAATAAGTTTAGATGAAGATAGTAACAGTTTAGATGGAATTATTTCATTAGAAAATGTTGTAAAGTTACCTGAAAACCTCCCAAATGAAATTGTAGATATTGTAGATAAACTTAAAAGCTTTGAAAAGATAAAGTTCTTTTCAGGACCTGTAAATGATTACTTATTAAA gtTAGAGCGAAGTTGTAAATGTCTTGGAAAACAGTCgagattaaaaatatatgaaCATTTAGCGCCGTTTGTTGGcgttaaaaaagataatttgattaaaaagtcGAAAACACTTATATTAGAGGatgaacaacaaaaattaaaatctttattagataatttaaaaacaaatattaactCAACAATGCCCgttttacttcaaaattatGAAAGAGACTGCCAGaaagttttacaaaaaaaattttcaagggAATCTTTAACGAATGaagaaaacaaacaattaCGTAtgccaaaaagaaaatattcttGGACGGAAGATTTACGGCAACTAGTAAAAGATATTGTCTCATTAAGGAGAAAATGTTATTTGTCAGAAGGTAAAAGCAAAGATAAATTAGAGTCGTtgatgttaaattatttaaaatgtgaTTTACAACCACTTTGGCCTGATGGGTGGATATCGATGGCAGTTTTAAGTAAAGTTTGTAGCACAGTTCTTCAAACCAATTCAAACAGTTCAAATAAAAACGTTAATCCATCTGGTGTCGGTAGtaatttatcaacaaatttaaCTTCAACGTCAGATATCTTACCATCTAAACAAATTCAGTTATTATCAGCTAATTCAAACTTATCCATAACACCAATTATGACAACATCATCACCAAAAATAAACGATACGATAAATTTAGTTGGTGTAAGTAAGAGtgatataacaataaataaaattgaaaatccaaaaataagccctataggaaataaaattgttgacgAATTAAGAAGTTCAACCCCATCACTTACAATTACACCAACAACACCATCAACAAGTAATAATAacgataataaagaaaaaataatcgaaaaagaagaaaaagaaattaaaaaaatcgacgatttaattataattgaagATACGATTCCGCCGAaaccaaaaattgaaatggtGATAGATTATGGTAAAAAAGAGTCAACCccagaaaaacaacaaattaaaaaaacggAAAATTGTCAAATAATCGATTTAACGGAACAAATGAAAGCGGAAGAAAAACGAAGGAAaactcaaaaaccaaaacaaaaatattacgaATCTATAAAAGATGAATTTTCGAAACCTCAAATTTCTTCATTAGAAGATTTACATCTTCCCCAAAATCTTTCAAACAAACACGGTAAAAACGAAATGGTCAAACATGAATTTTCGCGACCAAAATCAACGGAAGGTGATGATATACAAAAAGTTATGGaagatttaaaagttttacaaaaaatgtcTTCACCTGTAAAGGCTAATGAATCGTTAACGAGTTCTCCGGTTTCTGTTATAGCATACAATAAAAGTTATTCGCCCAAAAGTGTTTTAAATCAAAGTGGATCTGGGGGGCATAGAACTgagtttaaaagtgaatttggTCCCGGATTTCAAGATGTCTTTCAAAGGCAGCTTTATAATGAATTTTCTttaatgggaaatccgaatgttCCAACTCCAACAAGTTCTAAAAGCCATTATAATACTGACAAATATGTTCATTCTTCAGCTACTGGatttattaatgataaatattatggaggttcaaataataattatcaacagaattctaataaattaaagaatctTCCACAACAATCAG
- the LOC111417288 gene encoding yemanuclein isoform X1, whose protein sequence is MSEVKRPTLSLNSNKVDDRRSSYHVKTVRLHLALPESNEDTYPEYNYKEELTASKKKDKIKCLPSQTNGLDPFNEDDDDVRRIAQEMEAKYGGLSGPKKRRKGRRDDYADIGMGYDESDSFIDNTDGYDEMIPQNVTTVLGGFYINSGELEFKAVDEASSEISSSSSSGDEDEETPKVNGTKRLLSSDSEGEKETENENDLPKKKPRLQINGDLKEIKKKPNSPEKVKEVEKQKEEKKKSSISVKELLKEKKNETNHVREESRLPEKSEKDESKDSMKENKKPLPIDNISDIIEAVVKSAEEKKINEKSSLEIKSGNERTSQIDLDDGESNSNDGIISLENVVKLPENLSNEFLEIIDKLKQLACNSTDGKRKFFSGPVNDHLLKLGRSCRSLGKQTRLKIYEHLAPFLNVKKETLVKKVKNLLLEDDEKKTDTERTTQISLDEDSNSLDGIISLENVVKLPENLPNEIVDIVDKLKSFEKIKFFSGPVNDYLLKLERSCKCLGKQSRLKIYEHLAPFVGVKKDNLIKKSKTLILEDEQQKLKSLLDNLKTNINSTMPVLLQNYERDCQKVLQKKFSRESLTNEENKQLRMPKRKYSWTEDLRQLVKDIVSLRRKCYLSEGKSKDKLESLMLNYLKCDLQPLWPDGWISMAVLSKVCSTVLQTNSNSSNKNVNPSGVGSNLSTNLTSTSDILPSKQIQLLSANSNLSITPIMTTSSPKINDTINLVGVSKSDITINKIENPKISPIGNKIVDELRSSTPSLTITPTTPSTSNNNDNKEKIIEKEEKEIKKIDDLIIIEDTIPPKPKIEMVIDYGKKESTPEKQQIKKTENCQIIDLTEQMKAEEKRRKTQKPKQKYYESIKDEFSKPQISSLEDLHLPQNLSNKHGKNEMVKHEFSRPKSTEGDDIQKVMEDLKVLQKMSSPVKANESLTSSPVSVIAYNKSYSPKSVLNQSGSGGHRTEFKSEFGPGFQDVFQRQLYNEFSLMGNPNVPTPTSSKSHYNTDKYVHSSATGFINDKYYGGSNNNYQQNSNKLKNLPQQSGSCTILDDMFANFLTEYGYPKTGHLPKQQK, encoded by the exons ATGTCCGAAGTGAAGCGTCCGACGTTGTCCTTAAACTCCAACAAGGTGGACGACCGTAGGTCATCGTATCACGTTAAAACGGTCAGGCTACACCTAGCCTTGCCCGAATCTAACGAAGATACATACCCGGAGTACAACTACAAGGAAGAGCTCACCGCCTCGAAG AAAaaggataaaataaaatgtttaccaTCACAAACGAATGGGCTGGATCCATTCAACGAGGACGACGATGACGTAAGAAGGATAGCTCAAGAAATGGAGGCCAAATAT GGTGGTTTGAGCGGCCCTAAAAAACGTCGAAAAGGTCGAAGAGATGATTACGCCGATATCGGAATGGGGTATGACGAATCCGATTCGTTTATAGACAATACAGATGGATATGATGAGATGATTCCGCAGAATGTCACCACAGTCCTTGGcggtttttatattaattccGGCGAATTGGAATTTAAGGCGGTTGATGAAGCAAGTTCGGAAATCTCTTCCAGTTCATCTTCTGGCGATGAAGATGAAGAAACACCAAAAGTTAATGGCACAAAA AGGTTGTTATCTTCTGATTCTGAGGGAGAAAAAGAGACTGAAAACGAAAACGATCTACCTAAAAAGAAACCTCGCCTGCAAATTAACGGTGATTTGAAagagattaaaaagaaaccgAATTCGCCCGAAAAAGTAAAAGAGGTTGAGAAGCAAAAGGAGGAGAAGAAAAAGTCGTCGATTTCAgttaaagaattattaaaggAGAAGAAGAACGAGACGAACCACGTCCGAGAAGAATCACGATTACCGGAAAAAAGCGAAAAAGATGAATCAAAGGATTCAATGAAGGAAAACAAGAAACCGTTACCTATTGATAATATCTCCGATATTATCGAAGCTGTTGTTAAAAGTGCGgaggaaaagaaaataaatgaaaaaagtagtttagaaataaaaagtgGTAATGAAAGAACAT cTCAAATAGATTTAGATGATGGCGAAAGCAATAGTAATGATGGGATAATTTCATTAGAAAACGTTGTAAAGTTACCTGAAAATCTATCGAATGAATTCTtagaaattattgataaacttAAACAATTAGCTTGTAATTCAACAGAtgggaaaagaaaattttttagtgGACCTGTTAATGatcatttattaaa gttagggCGAAGTTGCAGAAGTCTAGGAAAACAAAccagattaaaaatttatgaacaTCTCGCTCCTTTccttaatgttaaaaaagaaacgttggttaaaaaagttaagaacCTTCTTTTAGAAGATGATGAGAAAAAAACTGACACAGAAAGAACGA ctcAAATAAGTTTAGATGAAGATAGTAACAGTTTAGATGGAATTATTTCATTAGAAAATGTTGTAAAGTTACCTGAAAACCTCCCAAATGAAATTGTAGATATTGTAGATAAACTTAAAAGCTTTGAAAAGATAAAGTTCTTTTCAGGACCTGTAAATGATTACTTATTAAA gtTAGAGCGAAGTTGTAAATGTCTTGGAAAACAGTCgagattaaaaatatatgaaCATTTAGCGCCGTTTGTTGGcgttaaaaaagataatttgattaaaaagtcGAAAACACTTATATTAGAGGatgaacaacaaaaattaaaatctttattagataatttaaaaacaaatattaactCAACAATGCCCgttttacttcaaaattatGAAAGAGACTGCCAGaaagttttacaaaaaaaattttcaagggAATCTTTAACGAATGaagaaaacaaacaattaCGTAtgccaaaaagaaaatattcttGGACGGAAGATTTACGGCAACTAGTAAAAGATATTGTCTCATTAAGGAGAAAATGTTATTTGTCAGAAGGTAAAAGCAAAGATAAATTAGAGTCGTtgatgttaaattatttaaaatgtgaTTTACAACCACTTTGGCCTGATGGGTGGATATCGATGGCAGTTTTAAGTAAAGTTTGTAGCACAGTTCTTCAAACCAATTCAAACAGTTCAAATAAAAACGTTAATCCATCTGGTGTCGGTAGtaatttatcaacaaatttaaCTTCAACGTCAGATATCTTACCATCTAAACAAATTCAGTTATTATCAGCTAATTCAAACTTATCCATAACACCAATTATGACAACATCATCACCAAAAATAAACGATACGATAAATTTAGTTGGTGTAAGTAAGAGtgatataacaataaataaaattgaaaatccaaaaataagccctataggaaataaaattgttgacgAATTAAGAAGTTCAACCCCATCACTTACAATTACACCAACAACACCATCAACAAGTAATAATAacgataataaagaaaaaataatcgaaaaagaagaaaaagaaattaaaaaaatcgacgatttaattataattgaagATACGATTCCGCCGAaaccaaaaattgaaatggtGATAGATTATGGTAAAAAAGAGTCAACCccagaaaaacaacaaattaaaaaaacggAAAATTGTCAAATAATCGATTTAACGGAACAAATGAAAGCGGAAGAAAAACGAAGGAAaactcaaaaaccaaaacaaaaatattacgaATCTATAAAAGATGAATTTTCGAAACCTCAAATTTCTTCATTAGAAGATTTACATCTTCCCCAAAATCTTTCAAACAAACACGGTAAAAACGAAATGGTCAAACATGAATTTTCGCGACCAAAATCAACGGAAGGTGATGATATACAAAAAGTTATGGaagatttaaaagttttacaaaaaatgtcTTCACCTGTAAAGGCTAATGAATCGTTAACGAGTTCTCCGGTTTCTGTTATAGCATACAATAAAAGTTATTCGCCCAAAAGTGTTTTAAATCAAAGTGGATCTGGGGGGCATAGAACTgagtttaaaagtgaatttggTCCCGGATTTCAAGATGTCTTTCAAAGGCAGCTTTATAATGAATTTTCTttaatgggaaatccgaatgttCCAACTCCAACAAGTTCTAAAAGCCATTATAATACTGACAAATATGTTCATTCTTCAGCTACTGGatttattaatgataaatattatggaggttcaaataataattatcaacagaattctaataaattaaagaatctTCCACAACAATCAG